From a single Flavobacteriales bacterium genomic region:
- a CDS encoding pentapeptide repeat-containing protein — MIRETDTKLKYVADWKEHFPDLQHIMLAGTNFSGMKLAGCNFSYAVLSGSNFEGADLERAVFTHCILTDANFSKANLKHADFTGAHLVRANFLESCMVHCNFTDANMESVSYPFNCNGFQGVRHSMNNVQNFLTLFKLLKGVDPDLMKAIAPWFNEQLDLPDGFKKNSENQSP; from the coding sequence GTGATCCGGGAAACAGATACAAAACTGAAGTATGTTGCCGACTGGAAAGAACACTTTCCCGACCTGCAACACATCATGCTGGCCGGTACCAATTTCTCCGGTATGAAGCTGGCGGGTTGCAACTTCAGTTATGCCGTACTGTCCGGATCCAACTTTGAAGGGGCCGACCTGGAACGGGCGGTCTTCACCCATTGCATCCTCACCGATGCCAACTTCTCGAAGGCCAACCTGAAACATGCCGACTTCACCGGTGCCCATCTCGTGCGTGCGAATTTCCTGGAGAGCTGCATGGTGCATTGCAATTTCACCGATGCCAACATGGAGTCGGTCAGCTACCCATTCAACTGCAACGGCTTTCAAGGGGTCAGGCACAGCATGAACAACGTGCAGAATTTCCTGACGCTTTTCAAGCTGCTGAAAGGCGTAGACCCCGACCTGATGAAAGCCATTGCTCCGTGGTTCAATGAACAACTCGATCTTCCTGACGGGTTCAAGAAAAATTCAGAAAATCAATCACCCTGA